A window of Mangifera indica cultivar Alphonso unplaced genomic scaffold, CATAS_Mindica_2.1 Un_0085, whole genome shotgun sequence contains these coding sequences:
- the LOC123207534 gene encoding uncharacterized protein LOC123207534 — MVNDQGSTNKIQKKRLGVMHFVRVALYMIRRKSDKSKKSMQIDVPSKGPWTEVLASMRPLHARSSQCPPPSHEIPMTLPMMEGFKDLLTPPLSPVTSAKTLTQSSEPDDGMSQYASAQDLQKLVMTTDNKENDDKGGDEMIDVKAEEFIAQFYEQMRIQNAHYKNTYKKELGCTS; from the coding sequence ATGGTCAACGACCAAGGGTCAACTAATAAGATCCAGAAGAAAAGGCTAGGTGTAATGCATTTTGTGAGGGTAGCATTGTACATGATTCGTCGTAAATCTGACAAATCGAAAAAATCTATGCAAATCGATGTGCCTTCCAAGGGTCCGTGGACAGAAGTTTTGGCGTCCATGCGTCCATTACATGCCAGAAGCAGCCAGTGTCCGCCACCTTCCCATGAAATTCCTATGACTTTGCCAATGATGGAAGGATTTAAGGATTTGTTGACGCCTCCTTTATCGCCAGTAACTTCAGCAAAGACATTGACTCAATCTTCCGAGCCTGATGACGGCATGAGCCAATACGCTTCTGCTCAGGATCTGCAAAAGCTTGTTATGACCACTGACAACAAAGAAAACGATGATAAGGGTGGTGACGAGATGATTGATGTCAAGGCGGAGGAGTTTATTGCTCAATTTTATGAACAAATGAGGATTCAAAACGCCCACTATAAGAATACTTACAAGAAGGAACTCGGGTGCACGTCATAA